One window of Pelmatolapia mariae isolate MD_Pm_ZW linkage group LG18, Pm_UMD_F_2, whole genome shotgun sequence genomic DNA carries:
- the LOC134617274 gene encoding growth/differentiation factor 8: protein MRISHTILPLVTCTLLLLASTSGEGQLHKAHENTPDMESMDSQAVLLLEAVKTGILSSLGMDVEPRLTQKASKKELRKMYQLYRRKIREIRGNSSQPMGKNSQSTMSTVLFPVSPVKALRRGSRSGPSMRWYRAVFQKNTNIQNDLTVARAELKISRQVLGKLTSVRPEAREEIKIKVNGGKPAVWPAAWTDSLAQTNISNIQDAYLDIIPEVEKWFKTNGKPLVVDVGVANRGPLKPTFSLELDLTQANPAQRTRQPRSNKEDDCDEPGWCCRKSVTVSFKDIGWTDWVVAPVEYTMHFCDGTCPHNYKPASMHTQVKSRLHQITKGGTPHPCCVPAAYEPMVLMHYDSRGKLTLTTFTDFIVSKCYCA from the exons ATGCGCATCTCCCACACGATTCTCCCACTCGTCACCTGCACGCTGCTGCTCCTCGCCTCCACCTCAGGGGAAGGCCAGCTTCACAAGGCCCACGAAAACACACCTGATATGGAGAGCATGGACAGCCAGGCAGTTCTGCTTCTGGAGGCTGTGAAGACAGGGATCCTCAGCTCTTTGGGTATGGACGTGGAGCCCAGACTGACCCAAAAGGCCTCGAAAAAGGAGCTCAGGAAGATGTATCAGCTCTACAGGAGAAAAATAAGGGAGATAAGAGGAAATTCCAGCCAGCCAATGGGGAAAAACTCACAATCCACCATGTCCACTGTGCTCTTTCCAG tttcacCAGTAAAAGCGCTTCGGAGGGGTTCACGGTCAGGTCCAAGCATGCGGTGGTACAGAGCTGTTTTCCAAAAGAATACGAATATTCAGAATGACTTGACTGTAGCTCGAGCAGAGCTGAAGATTTCCAGACAGGTTCTGGGTAAACTCACTTCAGTGAGGCCTGAAGCAAGGGAggagattaaaattaaagtCAATGGGGGAAAGCCAGCAGTGTGGCCGGCTGCCTGGACTGACTCTTTAGCCCAAACTAATATCTCAAACATTCAAGATGCGTACCTGGACATCATCCCAGAGGTAGAGAAGTGGTTCAAGACTAATGGGAAGCCACTGGTTGTGGATGTAGGGGTGGCTAACAGAGGGCCCCTCAAGCCGACCTTTTCTCTGGAATTAGACCTCACACAAGCCAACCCCGCGCAGAGGACGAGGCAGCCTCGCTCCAACAAGGAAGATGACTGTGATGAACCAGGATGGTGCTGCCGGAAGTCAGTCACCGTGTCCTTCAAAGACATCGGCTGGACAGACTGGGTTGTAGCCCCAGTCGAATACACCATGCATTTTTGCGACGGCACCTGCCCCCACAACTACAAGCCAGCAAGCATGCACACTCAGGTCAAGTCTCGGCTGCACCAGATCACCAAAGGAGGGACACCTCACCCCTGTTGCGTGCCAGCAGCCTACGAGCCCATGGTCCTCATGCACTACGACAGCAGGGGAAAATTGACACTGACTACTTTCACTGACTTTATTGTCAGTAAATGTTACTGTGCCTGA